From the genome of Solanum lycopersicum chromosome 12, SLM_r2.1:
ccactgaaccttgatagaaGCAATCTCTTTTGATCTAAATTTGCGGACCTCCCTATATAGAATAGCAATAGGTtcttcctcataagacaaactctcatcaagaagaactgaatcccagcgaataatataatttccataaccatggtattttttcagcatagacagatgaaataccgggtgcattCCTGACAACcttggaggcaatgccaattcataggccacctcccccacgcgcatcagaacttcaaatggaccaacatacctcggactaagcttacctcgctcaccaaaccgcatcacacctttcatgggtgaaaccttcagcaaaacttgttcaccctccataaaattcaagtctctaacctttcgatctgcatattccttctgcctactCTTAGCTGCTAAAAGCTtatcttgaataaatttcactttctctaatgattccctcagaagatcagtaccccaaggtctaacctcaaatgcatcaaaccaaccaataggggacctacatctcctcccatacaatgcctcaaatgggtccatatcaatacttgaatgATAGTTGTTGTTGTACGAAAACTCTGCTAAgatcttgtgtgatcgatttcaagggtagttgggatgatcaccttcctcttattgagtttgccttcAATAATATCTACCATTCCATCATTCatatggccccttatgaggcgtTATATGggtgtagatgtagatctctaaTGTTGGTTGGTTtaaagtaggtgaagcagctttgatagggccagattcagtcCAATATGAAATGGTAAAGTGCAaatcattagagatagacttaagatagcccaaagtcgtcagaaatcttatgcagatgtaaagagaagggaactagagttccaagttgatgattgggtttttctgaaagtctcacctatgaaaggggtgatgagatttggaaagaaaggcaAGGTCAGTACTACATATGTAGAACCTTACAAGATCatgaaaagggttggcaaggtggcatatgagttagagttgccagcagaatCAGCAGCAGTGCAttcggtcttccacatctcactcttgaagaagtgtgtgggtgatccagcctccACAGTGCCATTGGAGAGTATGGTGGTGAAaaatagtctttcttatgaggatgtaccagttgagattcttgactgtCAAGTCAGGAAgttgagaaacaaaaaatttgcttcagtcaaggttttgtggagatGTCAGTCCATAGAGGGAGATACTTGAGAAACAGAAGCAACCATGAAAGAcaagtatccttacctttttccttCCGATTGCACTCTAGCTtaaggtaatagttcctcttcagttttccagtcattcatgcATAAACTCAGTCTCAGAattgttccctcagtttgtacttgcatttatagcgtatttgcatgtactcgcaactcaattcagtcagaaactccgttctcagtgtttagtagtggggttAGACGCTCTCTCCCTCTTCTTCAGCTAGTTTTGTCTTTATTCAAGAATGAATATTTccaagggggggataatgtaacaccccgtagccaaaatagaTCAAAAAATAGCTTTACAGATAAAAAAATCTACAGGTGCAATCAACGGTGGCATCGgcggaccgtagcctgacccacggtccgtcctgcacaaccgtcaatttaatcagaaactcccaaaaattttagCCCAGAAAAAATTGGTAAAGTCTTGGATGATGAATGGACTTATGGTCCATATGTCATACGATGATTCGTAGTCCGTGACCGGCGATCAGTACTCCCTTCACCTACTCTCTTacaagagctacggatgaccagcacggtccgtaggtggacctatggtccgt
Proteins encoded in this window:
- the LOC138340472 gene encoding uncharacterized protein, encoding MDPFEALYGRRCRSPIGWFDAFEVRPWGTDLLRESLEKVKFIQDKLLAAKSRQKEYADRKVRDLNFMEGEQVLLKVAYELALPPRLSGMHPVFHLSMLKKYHGYGNYIIRWDSVLLDESLSYEEEPIAILYREVRKFRSKEIASIKVQWKNRPVEESTWESEADMHERYPHRFTDSGTLSRPHPSFDRSRTNDG
- the LOC138340473 gene encoding uncharacterized protein, which codes for MRFGKKGKVSTTYVEPYKIMKRVGKVAYELELPAESAAVHSVFHISLLKKCVGDPASTVPLESMVVKNSLSYEDVPVEILDCQVRKLRNKKFASVKVLWRCQSIEGDT